In Drosophila teissieri strain GT53w chromosome 2R, Prin_Dtei_1.1, whole genome shotgun sequence, the following proteins share a genomic window:
- the LOC122614854 gene encoding guanylate kinase-associated protein mars, with protein MQRHKELYKEQSLVLSPRNHCQENRDRLQAARAKKREDCFYQNRIISVSPTPVKVKPLVAAPAVLHQENVAPKLENQEQLQLDKKPTEQPKELKPKASRQKLYLQRYMEWKTARSKEHEQQDQTRRGAAINAPTVNQSKVLPKSQTFRVPESLASAKQKEAAPVFQSSKRCSLYVIANPTGKGKANEPLRPSVPKPTSATPTVAKVAAAPPSSKPVASASAFARQKTAASATKIVPPSRQNNNPVALARQKAAARPPLPSTAKQTNSLPRQPAIEAKKFTTIPRPTPATVNKAKAASVRQPPPVVSTKHRLPAPTAPRTARLANGLSQPFEKPLANRAPVARRANVVKPQPIRGGGGAAAKFKDTAGATSKAASHSMRMKAIKPKSQYTRLQDNVRKLPQLKAELLQAATLDIPPLTPLEEIHNPFIDQATSTQCKSNNSSGHLVEVFGDSILLSPVAPARVERESSVKRQLLPADKKEASVPVVKKKFDFTRYSVAYSPAEDSLILDPQQTTIKGATGDSTLVPEEVKTPPRRESNGMPNYLSPFVSVSRGKVNSRCEKEKRNSFYLPNEESPLEVRRAVESVLYFRLQLENEVTRLQTLCAEWEAYSKENEARLQESGGIDMINVTIGQTRLLTTKKMMQFSSLIDRCEAGATGKNSHPNDGSEDSKPVQAEDLEGWWDMLRLQSENVDKRFDNLKRWKANDWLDPDAVAEEPKQAKPKPKISRNMKIKSKAKPSSNLQQFLRKAHANMKKPKVEEPALEDALPSTSSRQSSPRVIVVRNRRSFSPARTVLRMSTGEGRQSIAPNALLKSAILAAAEQNAAKTPPPKPRASILKTPGTTKRQNRGVLFSAKKSVRRFQFTYEEGNISNDETVGADKLEDCEEDMSLEASTERRSLEQNPGAGQENDGTPRTYTLRNRRVNLRPSSEFM; from the exons ATGCAGCGCCACAAGGAACTGTACAAGGAGCAATCGCTGGTGCTGAGTCCGCGCAATCACTGCCAGGAGAACAGAGATCGGTTGCAGGCGGCGCGCGCCAAAAAACGGGAGGATTGTTTTTACCAGAACCGCATCATCAGTGTGAGTCCCACGCCCGTCAAAGTGAAGCCATTGGTGGCCGCTCCAGCGGTTCTGCACCAGGAAAATGTGGCCCCCAAACTGGAGAATCaagagcagctgcagctggacaAGAAGCCCACCGAACAGCCGAAGGAATTGAAGCCCAAGGCCTCGCGCCAGAAACTCTATTTACAACGCTACATGGAGTGGAAGACAGCCAGGAGTAAAGAGCATGAGCAGCAAGACCAGACGCGTCGAGGGGCAGCCATCAATGCCCCGACCGTAAATCAATCAAAGGTCTTACCAAAATCTCAAACCTTTCGGGTTCCCGAAAGCCTGGCTTCTGCAAAGCAAAAAGAGGCTGCTCCCGTGTTTCAGTCTTCTAAAAGGTGTTCTCTCTACGTGATTGCTAATCCCACTGGCAAGGGAAAAGCAAACGAACCGCTGAGACCTTCAGTACCCAAGCCAACGTCTGCAACTCCAACTGTCGCCAAAGTGGCGGCAGCTCCTCCGTCATCCAAACCCGTGGCTTCAGCTTCCGCTTTCGCCAGGCAAAAAACCGCTGCTTCGGCAACAAAAATAGTGCCTCCAAGTCGTCAGAACAACAATCCAGTGGCTTTGGCCAGGCAAAAAGCAGCCGCACGGCCCCCCCTACCCAGCACAGCGAAGCAAACGAACAGTTTGCCTAGGCAGCCTGCGATTGAAGCGAAGAAGTTTACTACCATACCCAGACCCACCCCAGCGACAGTCAACAAAGCGAAAGCGGCCAGCGTCCGGCAACCGCCACCAGTGGTCAGCACAAAGCACAGATTACCTGCGCCGACGGCACCGAGGACAGCTAGACTGGCCAATGGGTTGTCCCAGCCGTTCGAGAAACCTTTGGCAAACAGGGCACCAGTGGCACGTCGCGCGAATGTGGTGAAACCACAGCCTATTcgtggcggcggtggtgcgGCGGCCAAATTCAAGGACACGGCTGGAGCGACCAGCAAGGCGGCAAGCCACTCAATGCGGATGAAGGCTATAAAGCCAAAGAGCCAGTACACGAGGCTTCAGGACAACGTACGAAAGCTTCCACAGCTTAAGGCCGAGTTGCTGCAGGCAGCCACACTAGATATACCGCCTCTCACGCCGCTAGAGGAGATCCATAATCCGTTTATAGACCAGGCCACATCAACGCAGTGCAAGTCCAACAATAGCAGCGGTCATCTTGTGGAGGTCTTTGGCGACAGCATCTTGTTGAGCCCGGTGGCACCGGCCAGAGTTGAACGAGAAAGTTCGGTCAAAAGGCAGCTGCTGCCGGCGGATAAGAAAGAGGCGTCAGTTCCGGTGGTAAAGAAAAAGTTTGACTTTACGCGATACTCTGTGGCTTATTCGCCGGCGGAGGACTCACTCATCTTGGATCCTCAGCAGACGACAA TTAAAGGAGCCACAGGAGATTCCACTTTGGTGCCAGAGGAGGTGAAGACACCGCCACGTCGCGAATCCAATGGAATGCCCAATTATCTCAGTCCGTTTGTTAGTGTCTCGCGGGGTAAGGTGAACTCGCGCTGTGAGAAGGAGAAACGGAATAGCTTCTACCTGCCCAATGAGGAATCGCCCTTGGAAGTTCGTCGTGCCGTTGAATCTGTTCTGTATTTCCGACTGCAGCTGGAGAACGAGGTCACGCGCCTCCAAACCCTTTGCGCTGAATGGGAGGCGTACAGCAAGGAAAATGAGGCACGGTTACAGGAATCGGGAGGCATTGACATGATCAACGTGACCATCGGCCAGACACGTCTGTTAACCACCAAGAAAATGATGCAGTTCAGCAGCCTGATCGATCGTTGCGAGGCTGGCGCGACCGGCAAGAATAGCCATCCAAACGATGGCAGCGAGGATTCAAAACCGGTGCAGGCTGAAGATCTGGAGGGCTGGTGGGACATGTTGCGCCTGCAGAGCGAAAACGTGGACAAGCGCTTCGATAACCTGAAGCGTTGGAAGGCCAACGACTGGCTGGATCCGGATGCTGTGGCCGAGGAGCCCAAGCAGGcgaagcccaagcccaagatAAGTCGCAACATGAAGATCAAATCGAAGGCCAAGCCCAGCAGCAATCTGCAGCAGTTCCTCCGCAAAGCCCATGCCAACATGAAGAAGCCCAAGGTGGAAGAGCCGGCGTTGGAGGATGCCTTGCCCTCCACGTCCTCGCGACAGAGTTCACCTCGGGTAATCGTAGTTCGCAATCGCAGATCATTTTCGCCTGCCCGCACAGTGCTCCGCATGTCCACCGGCGAGGGGCGTCAGTCCATTGCGCCAAATGCGCTTCTAAAATCAGCGATTCTTGCGGCCGCCGAGCAGAACGCCGCCAAGACGCCGCCTCCCAAGCCGCGAGCCTCCATCCTTAAGACGCCCGGCACCACAAAACGCCAGAACCGTGGTGTGCTCTTCAGCGCCAAGAAGAGCGTACGGCGATTCCAGTTCACCTACGAGGAGGGCAACATTAGCAACGACGAGACGGTGGGCGCCGACAAACTGGAGGACTGCGAGGAGGACATGTCGCTGGAGGCCTCCACGGAACGCAGATCCCTGGAGCAGAATCCAGGAGCGGGTCAGGAGAATGATGGAACTCCTCGCACGTACACGCTGCGCAACCGGCGGGTTAATCTGCGTCCCTCCTCAGAGTTTATGTAG
- the LOC122613572 gene encoding elongation factor Tu, mitochondrial — MSHAFAAAVCRSTASMSLALRCSRRAMSSARLLRMAVATASSTACKDWQRNGLLAAPRTGNMQQYLRQYANEKKVFERTKPHCNVGTIGHVDHGKTTLTAAITKVLADKQLAESKKYNEIDNAPEEKARGITINVAHVEYQTETRHYGHTDCPGHADYIKNMITGTAQMDGAILVVAATDGAMPQTREHMLLAKQIGIDHIVVFINKVDAADEEMVDLVEMEIRELLTEMGYDGDKIPVVKGSALCALEDKSPEIGKEAILKLLQEVDSFIPTPVRELDKPFLLPVENVYSIPGRGTVVTGRLERGVVKKGMECEFVGYNKVLKSTVTGVEMFHQILEEAQAGDQLGALVRGVKRDDIKRGMVMCKPGSVKALDQLEAQVYILSKDEGGRTKPFMSFIQLQMFSRTWDCAVQVQIPDKEMVMPGEDTKLILRLIRPMVLEQGQRFTLRDGNLTLGTGVVTSTLPPLTESQRSELTEGKKAREKKVASKK, encoded by the coding sequence ATGTCACATGCATTTGCCGCCGCCGTCTGCCGGTCCACCGCATCCATGTCATTGGCCCTGCGCTGCAGCCGGCGTGCCATGAGCTCCGCCAGGTTGCTGCGTATGGCGGTTGCCACTGCCTCCTCCACTGCCTGCAAAGACTGGCAGAGAAACGGACTACTTGCTGCGCCCAGGACCGGCAACATGCAGCAGTACCTTCGCCAGTACGCCAACGAGAAGAAGGTATTCGAGCGCACTAAGCCCCATTGCAATGTGGGCACCATCGGCCATGTGGATCACGGCAAGACCACGCTCACGGCGGCCATCACCAAGGTTCTGGCCGACAAGCAGCTGGCCGAGAGCAAGAAGTACAATGAAATCGACAATGCGCCCGAGGAGAAGGCTCGTGGCATCACCATCAATGTAGCCCACGTGGAGTACCAGACGGAGACGCGCCACTACGGCCACACAGATTGTCCTGGACATGCGGATTATATTAAGAACATGATCACCGGCACGGCCCAGATGGATGGCGCCATTCTCGTTGTGGCCGCCACCGATGGTGCCATGCCCCAGACCCGTGAGCACATGCTGCTCGCCAAGCAGATCGGCATTGATCACATTGTGGTGTTCATCAACAAGGTGGACGCCGCCGATGAGGAGATGGTCGACctggtggagatggagatccGGGAGCTGCTCACCGAGATGGGCTATGATGGCGACAAGATTCCTGTGGTGAAGGGCTCGGCGCTGTGCGCTCTCGAGGACAAGAGCCCCGAGATTGGCAAGGAGGCGATCCTGAAACTCCTCCAGGAGGTGGATAGCTTCATCCCCACGCCTGTGCGCGAGTTGGACAAACCTTTCCTGCTGCCTGTTGAGAATGTGTACTCGATTCCCGGACGCGGAACCGTTGTCACTGGTCGCCTGGAGCGCGGAGTGGTCAAGAAGGGCATGGAGTGCGAGTTCGTGGGCTATAACAAGGTGCTGAAGTCGACGGTGACGGGCGTGGAGATGTTCCACCAGATTCTGGAGGAGGCGCAAGCCGGTGACCAGCTGGGAGCTCTGGTGCGCGGTGTAAAGCGAGATGACATTAAGCGTGGCATGGTCATGTGCAAACCGGGCAGTGTGAAGGCTCTCGATCAGCTGGAAGCCCAGGTGTACATTCTGTCCAAGGATGAAGGCGGCCGCACGAAGCCCTTCATGTCCTTCATCCAGCTGCAGATGTTCTCCCGCACCTGGGATTGCGCCGTGCAGGTGCAGATTCCCGACAAGGAAATGGTCATGCCCGGCGAAGACACCAAGCTCATTCTGCGCCTCATCCGGCCAATGGTCCTGGAGCAGGGACAGCGCTTCACGCTGCGCGACGGAAACCTGACCCTGGGCACTGGTGTCGTCACCAGCACTCTGCCCCCTCTGACTGAATCGCAGCGATCCGAGCTAACGGAGGGCAAGAAGGCGCGCGAGAAGAAGGTGGCGTCTAAGAAGTAG